A stretch of Eleutherodactylus coqui strain aEleCoq1 chromosome 2, aEleCoq1.hap1, whole genome shotgun sequence DNA encodes these proteins:
- the LOC136610185 gene encoding zona pellucida sperm-binding protein 3-like — protein MELVYRWSWLLVGLLFCQGFTSALVRHQRQSDTWQRNSQPGLGSSRGLGQPVFGVGSSRGNSRSGFGPQRGAQPGFGWGSRSLAGPQPRQLAQPQYSPIRVQCGEDRMVVSVERDFYGNGKLVKPTDLSLGSCRSGPQTTDTVVVFDNGLQECGNSLEMTSGWLIYNSQLSYNPTSSRNVPIIRTNSALVPIQCFYPRHGNVSSNAIKPTWIPFSTTVTAEERLAFSLRLMTADWSAPSSSVVFQLGDLFYIEASLDTQNHVPMILFVDSCVATLTPDMNSNPRYEIISNNGCLMDGMQDDSSSVFVAPRSQADKLRFMIDAFRFTDSAFSTIYITCSLRAAAINQTPDPMNKACSYNKLSNSWSPVEGPSGICQCCSARNCATAAGQRMASHGRSRGFGKRDVGSHLEEHSLATLGPLLVTGARPNQVSGAGTSQASKKTIGAEPLQLWVLVAIGSVTAVVVAVALTMAGKCLLGRFHNKESV, from the exons ATGGAGCTGGTATACAGGTGGAGTTGGCTATTAGTGGGTCTGCTCTTTTGCCAAGGCTTTACCAGTGCCTTGGTCAGACACCAGCGCCAGTCTGATACTTGGCAGAGGAATTCTCAGCCTGGCTTGGGATCTTCTAGAGGACTTGGACAGCCTGTGTTTGGAGTTGGTTCTTCTAGAGGAAACTCTAGGTCTGGTTTTGGGCCTCAGCGAGGTGCTCAGCCCGGGTTTGGATGGGGCTCCAGGTCTCTTGCAGGTCCTCAGCCCAGACAACTTGCCCAACCTCAGTACTCCCCTATCCGTGTGCAGTGTGGTGAGGACAGGATGGTGGTGAGTGTGGAgagagacttctatgggaatgGGAAGCTAGTGAAGCCTACAGACCTGAGCCTGGGCTCCTGCAGATCTGGACCTCAGACTACAGATACGGTGGTGGTCTTTGATAATGGCCTTCAAGAATGTGGCAACAGCTTAGAG ATGACTTCTGGCTGGTTGATCTATAACTCCCAACTAAGCTACAACCCGACTTCCTCCAGGAATGTGCCCATTATCAGGACCAACTCTGCTTTGGTTCCCATCCAGTGCTTCTACCCAAG ACATGGCAATGTGAGCAGCAATGCTATTAAGCCAACATGGATTCCATTCAGCACCACAGTGACTGCAGAAGAGCGCCTGGCCTTCTCTTTGCGTCTCATGACTG CGGActggagtgctcccagttcaTCAGTGGTCTTCCAACTTGGTGACCTGTTCTACATTGAAGCCTCTCTGGACACTCAGAACCATGTCCCAATGATCCTGTTTGTTGATAGCTGTGTGGCCACCCTTACTCCAGACATGAACTCCAATCCTCGTTATGAGATCATCTCTAACAATGG GTGCTTGATGGATGGAATGCAAGATGACTCCTCTTCAGTCTTTGTTGCTCCAAGATCTCAAGCAGACAAGCTTCGCTTCATGATTGATGCCTTCAGGTTCACTGATAGTGCTTTCTCTACG ATCTATATCACCTGCTCCTTGAGAGCTGCTGCCATCAACCAAACCCCTGATCCAATGAACAAGGCTTGCTCCTACAACAAGCTATCCAACAG TTGGTCACCTGTAGAAGGCCCAAGTGGGATCTGCCAGTGCTGCTCCGCCAGGAACTGTGCCACTGCTGCAGGCCAGAGAATGGCTTCCCATGGGAGGTCAAGAGGATTTGGGAAGAGAGATGTTG GTTCTCATCTGGAGGAACACAGCCTGGCCACATTGGGTCCTCTTCTGGTGACTGGAGCTAGGCCTAACCAGGTCTCTGGAGCAGGAACTTCCCAAGCTTCCAAAAAGACCATCGGAGCTGAACCTCTACAGCTGTGGGTGCTGGTGGCCATTGGTtctgtcactgcagtggttgtTGCTGTTGCTCTTACTATGGCTGGAAAATGTCTTCTGGGAAGATTTCACAATAAAGAATCTGTATAA